Proteins encoded together in one Bacteroidales bacterium window:
- a CDS encoding BT_3928 family protein, with the protein MNKPTLSENIFKIIAVTFRILVGLVFIFSGFVKAIDPLGLTYKLQEYFIVYYIQWLSPLALCIAIFFCMLEFVTGVALLFNLRVKIFSWLALGLMIFFTIQTYFSAIFNLVSDCGCFGDAIHLTNWQTFYKNVVLIILTFFIFSYRKKYKSILTIKGQSIFPAIAIAFILLISVYCYRHLPLIDFLPWKVGNKISEQVVPTPEVAKIYLVYKNTTTGETKEFTTEEYTKSGVWKDSLWMKNWKFVEQKKEIITPFKDAPIHDFKIIDQNGKDHTDAVINQPNYNFLLIAHSLEKTNKKAFLKINNFVKQCDAENIIFIALTATSFDKIDYFRHDVQAMYDFYNVDETALKTMIRSNPGLILLKNGTVIAKWHYNDFPELNYVKEKYFK; encoded by the coding sequence ATGAATAAACCTACTTTGTCAGAAAATATTTTTAAAATAATAGCCGTTACATTCAGGATTTTAGTCGGTTTGGTTTTTATTTTTTCCGGCTTTGTAAAAGCAATCGACCCGCTTGGTTTAACTTATAAACTTCAGGAATATTTTATTGTTTATTATATTCAATGGCTTTCTCCTCTGGCACTTTGCATTGCAATATTTTTCTGCATGCTCGAATTTGTTACCGGTGTTGCACTTTTATTTAATTTGAGAGTAAAAATTTTCAGTTGGCTTGCACTCGGACTTATGATATTTTTTACAATTCAAACTTACTTCTCGGCAATATTTAATTTAGTTAGTGATTGCGGGTGTTTCGGTGATGCAATTCACCTTACAAACTGGCAAACTTTTTATAAAAATGTTGTTCTTATTATTTTAACTTTTTTTATTTTTTCATACAGGAAAAAATATAAATCTATTCTCACAATTAAGGGGCAATCAATTTTTCCTGCAATTGCTATTGCTTTTATTTTGTTAATTTCTGTTTATTGTTACAGGCATCTTCCGCTAATTGATTTTCTGCCATGGAAAGTCGGAAACAAAATTTCCGAACAGGTTGTTCCTACACCTGAAGTAGCTAAAATTTATTTAGTTTATAAAAATACTACTACAGGTGAAACAAAAGAATTTACTACAGAAGAATATACTAAATCAGGAGTATGGAAGGATTCATTATGGATGAAGAATTGGAAATTTGTTGAACAAAAAAAAGAAATAATCACTCCATTTAAAGATGCGCCAATTCATGATTTTAAAATTATAGACCAAAATGGCAAAGACCATACCGATGCAGTAATAAATCAACCGAATTATAATTTTCTTCTCATTGCTCACAGCTTGGAAAAAACCAATAAAAAAGCATTTTTAAAAATAAATAATTTCGTCAAACAATGCGATGCGGAAAATATAATTTTTATAGCACTCACAGCAACTTCATTCGATAAAATAGATTACTTCCGTCACGATGTACAGGCAATGTACGATTTTTACAATGTTGATGAAACTGCTCTCAAAACAATGATTCGCTCCAACCCCGGATTAATTTTACTTAAAAACGGCACCGTTATTGCCAAGTGGCATTATAACGATTTTCCTGAATTAAATTATGTGAAAGAAAAATACTTTAAGTAA